In Acanthochromis polyacanthus isolate Apoly-LR-REF ecotype Palm Island chromosome 9, KAUST_Apoly_ChrSc, whole genome shotgun sequence, the DNA window CTGTTGTCTGAATAGTGCTGCCTAAAAGCCAAATGATTGGGtagttttggctttttaaaCAATAAAGCATAATCACTATGGTGAGTTTTTGAAGATATATCTCTCCAGTGGAACACAAAGGCTTGGAACTGAGGACTGGAAAGcaacaagatacaaaataaaACGTTGCTTTTGGTCTTTTAACTCATGTTGTTAGGTTGATGACAAGAAAAGCATAGAATCACCTTAGTCTTAGCAGTGCAGAAGCATACTGTGTGTGATGACAAATGATCAAAGCATTTAAATGTGAGAGCTAGATGAATTGAGTAGTCTGGATAGTGTCAAACATATGCTGAAAAGAAGATTTAATCGTTAAATGATTTGACAGTATCGAGGAGTCCAGCAGGAAACAAGCATtgagaaaacaaataatttactGCAATCTCCAGCTAAAGAACACAACAAATATCTTGCAATGAGTTCAATCAACAAAAGATTCTGCATTATAAGGACTCCCTTCCTTTTGCAAAGGAAAGCAAAATTAAATGCTACTTTCAaaatctgtgatttttctttgaGTGACAATCTTACTTACTGACTTGTAGTCCTTAGTAATCCCAGATGACAGGATGTTgatattttacagtgtgtgtgtgtgtgtgtgtgtgtgtgtgtgtgtgtgtgtgtgtgtgtgtgtgtgtgtttatctatACCAGTGGGGACTTgttggggactttgacctgactccacgctatctcggtggggaccaaaaatgaggtccccatggggggaaacagtgttttcttggccatgttgttgttactgaaaaaagtaaaagtgcaaaaaagtttctttagggttaggcattgttttggtattggttagggttagggttaagggttagatatgaatgggagtcaatggtaagtccccacaatgatagaaaaacataatatgcgtgtgtgtgtgtgtgtgtgtgtgtgtgtgtgtgtgtgtgtgtgtgtgtgtgtgtgtgtgtgtgtgtgtgtgtgtgtgtgttttggttcttCTTTACCACTTCAAAAGCCTGTTTGATGTTTCACACTAGGTTATAGGGTTCAGGCTAGAATCAGATTTAGCTTAGGGTGAGGTTATGGGTTTGCATTAGACATTTAGTTGTGATAgtcagggttagggtaagggttagagAAGGCCTTACATCAATGAGTGCCTCCATAACACGAGTATGACCAACATGTAAGTGTGTGTTTAGTATTCATAAGCAGAGTGTGGTGATCTCTGTGATGTGGTTTTGGTGCTCTGGCTGCTGAGGTTAAAGTGTCTCTTCAGACAGGGAATCTTCTTTGTCAATAGCCTTTTAAAATGACTCTGGAACTTCTTCCCTACAAATGTGTAAAACACAGGACTGACACAGCAATACAAATAGGCTATGTTTCGGGTCACATACAAGGCATAGTCCAAGTTCTCTGACTCAGAACACGATACTTCCTCACTGGTGCTGGAAATCTGAATAGCTCGGAGGAGGATGACAACATTGTAGGGTGTCCAACAGGCGAAGAAGGTGAAGATGATGACAAATATTAGCTTAATGGTGCGGCACTTTTCCTTCATGCGGGTGGACAGGACGCGCACTGTGATGCTGATGTAGCAGTACATCACCAGAATTAgtgggaggaggaagaagagaagaaattgTTGGTAGTAACTGACAAGGTGCCAGCGGTCCATGGTGCTCTCAGGATATCCAGACTCTTCACACATTAGTCCATTTAATGGATCCTTCCACACATTTCTAAGAACTAGCTCTTTTACACTTGCTGCAACACTCACACACCAAACTGTCACTGAGGCAATGAAGGCATAAGCCTTTTTCCTGCTTTTGGCAGCTGCCACTGCATGTACCACTGCGAGGTATCGGTCAAATGTCATGAGTGTGAGGAAAAGGATGGAGCTGTAGAAACCAATGAAGTATGCGCTACTGACCATCTTACATAGAACCATGCCAAAAATCCACTCAGACAGATGATATGTGGCCCAGAAAGGGAGACTGGAGGCAAACAGAATGTTGGAGAGAACCAAATTCAGGAGGAAGATGTTTGTCACTGTATTCAGCTTCTCATACTTGTAGATGATGAAAAGGACAAGCCCGTTACCAATGTAACTCAGGAGGAAGTTGACATAGTAGAAAAATGGGATGAATTTTGCACCAAACTGGTTGACAGGCGTCTTTGCACATAGCTGGACAGTTTTATTGACCACGTAGTCAGTTGCGTCATAGGTCTCATTAAATAAATCCAAGAAGAGCTGATATTGGTCTTCATCATCACTCATGGCTGAGATTTGTCCTGTGGGACAAGACACATTCGAGGCCCATGTTAGTCTGTTTGCCTAAAAGGAGTACGATGTTACAACTGGTCCTAATCAAATAAACTAAATGAGACTTCGGCTCAACCTTTTTACACAGCAAACCAACCAGATGTATTATGTATTCTCCACTATATTCAAGAGAAGTCTCCAATGCTGGCTTGGTAAAATTTCACATTAGACAACCAGAAACATATTAATAAAGGCAAGAAAATTGATAATGTATCATATTGTTTAAAATTTTTCAATtcatattgtaattttctttgtgCTGTGCTGTTCCTCAAACGTGGATAAAATTATATGCCTGTATACTactttattctgtatttttgatgttgagttaaaacaaaatgttcttCAGGGGCTCTCTCTTCTCTGTCTTACCCTGTATGAAATCTATTAGCTACAGACAACTGACTGTGTGAAAGTATTGACATGTGGACATGTGgtgtgccattttttttgtttagttttgtatgcACTGTAACATTCCCACTCACACTGAAATATATTTATAGAAATTAAATAGAGCCACTGAACTGAGTCTTAACGACCAAAGAAGAGCCTTTGCTGCAATAATACtattaaatagtaaaaaaaaaaaaaaaattccctccTGATAGATATAACAGAATACTGTTATGAAACAACTGACTGTTAAACCAGTGCTGTCAGCATACTTCACCGTACCGCACTGATGTTTCTTCTGTGactgttacaaaaatgagaaccaAAACCGCTGACTGGGCAAGTAAAAAAAACCTGGCTCTCTCAACTTGTTCCCAGAAATGATTCGTTATCCGCTAaacatttttaggttttataCATATTACATATTAGATACATACATATTAAGCAGGTTGCAACTGACACTTTTCCCTTTGGGGAATAGTTTCCTGACAAGCTGCTGCTGATATTAGCGTTTAAAGCAAAATTGCTGCCCTCTACACCTTCTGTATATACTGAAATGCAGCTTGTACACCAAACAGTACCCAACAGGCCTGCGGGTCTCACCTCAGTCATTCATGTAACAGTGGACTTGCCTGTAGATATTTTTGTTAGACTGCAAACCAGTCTTTGTCAAgattttctgctgcagtttggtTGATTTAGATTTCTCTGACATTTTAGTGCCTGTTctgtattttcattaaaatacttttaaaaatcttttcatgatacatacatatttttgtattaaaagAATCACCCTGTAGAATTACCAGAGTAAGCtcaacaaaaaatactgttttacataaagaaaatgatttttgcACAGAAAAAAGTTTGGGAGAATTTCACTCACATTTAAAGGggttaaaaatgtgctaaagAACAGTGCAGCACAGCTAAGCTAGATACTATTTTCAgcatctctctttctctgtaaaGAAATAGGTCAACTGGTCAACATTGTAAAGAGATCTTGCTGTTGGTCAACAGCAAGAATTTGCTTGTCAAAGTAAACCAAATCTGAATTCCATGTGGAACATTCGAGTGAATTAATATTGTGCCCAAGAGTCCATTTGAATTAACAAATgtcattgtaatattttgcctttttaaagaTAGGACCAGGCCTCAACTAGTTACAGGAAAGAGGAAGCAGTTCTTCATCTTTCTCTCACTCTGTGTTTCTCCTGAAAAAAGAGCTTTGTGAAACTCATATTTAAATTCTCTTTCACATCTGCTTTTACCCTCAGaaaactgtgcatttatttaCTTATATACCTTGTTTACAGTATAATATTTATTGCAAGGGCAGTTTGTACTAGTAACTGATGAGGTTGGGTTGCTTTTTGTGATTGACGCTTAGTGAGCCAGTGGTTTACTCTGAGTTTAGTGTGGACTTATGAGTTGAAAGGTAATGGAAATTAGATTTatacacatatatgtgtgttgTGCTCCCTTAAACAGATTATCACATTCGACTTCCATGGTATCACTTTGAAAGGAGCATGGTGGCCTAAGGTAGGGGCTATTTGCAACATCATCAGTATCTATCATCtgttttaatcaaatatttCTGTATTGCATATCTGCATTTCTACATGGCTGTAGATGTTGACATTCCATTAATTAATACTATAATAAGCAATG includes these proteins:
- the LOC127535417 gene encoding C-C chemokine receptor type 3-like yields the protein MSDDEDQYQLFLDLFNETYDATDYVVNKTVQLCAKTPVNQFGAKFIPFFYYVNFLLSYIGNGLVLFIIYKYEKLNTVTNIFLLNLVLSNILFASSLPFWATYHLSEWIFGMVLCKMVSSAYFIGFYSSILFLTLMTFDRYLAVVHAVAAAKSRKKAYAFIASVTVWCVSVAASVKELVLRNVWKDPLNGLMCEESGYPESTMDRWHLVSYYQQFLLFFLLPLILVMYCYISITVRVLSTRMKEKCRTIKLIFVIIFTFFACWTPYNVVILLRAIQISSTSEEVSCSESENLDYALYVTRNIAYLYCCVSPVFYTFVGKKFQSHFKRLLTKKIPCLKRHFNLSSQSTKTTSQRSPHSAYEY